A region from the Volucribacter amazonae genome encodes:
- a CDS encoding DMT family transporter yields the protein MLLVFGILIGMGLSLQTLINSCLRSYSQSPFVASLISFSVGTLFLTLLLWFYPHSSALSFSHLSYFPYWVWIGGALGVIALTTNILLFPYLGGLQTAIMPILGQIIMGLIIDQFGWFNSLAHPINAMKLLGIIFVLSGIFCAVVLPELRQLIRSTQQNKMIWLWRSLGIIAGMLSAAQASINGELGHLLQSPLQAAWVSFSVGTLILLLWVIYQGKLPTLGQLPFGKMPIWVWTGGLLGGIFVFGCSLLVPQIGTGQTVISTLLGMILAGLIIDHFALLNAPQRKIKPIQLLGILMLLVGVIFIRQG from the coding sequence ATGTTATTAGTTTTTGGTATCCTGATTGGTATGGGGCTTTCGTTACAAACCTTGATTAACTCTTGTTTGCGTAGTTATAGTCAATCACCCTTTGTTGCCTCGCTTATTTCGTTTAGCGTAGGGACTTTATTTTTAACCTTGCTATTATGGTTTTATCCTCATTCATCAGCGTTATCATTTAGCCACCTTAGCTATTTCCCTTATTGGGTATGGATTGGTGGAGCATTGGGCGTGATAGCTTTAACCACCAATATTTTGCTTTTCCCCTATTTAGGTGGCTTACAAACTGCCATTATGCCTATTTTAGGGCAAATTATTATGGGGTTAATCATCGATCAATTTGGTTGGTTTAATAGTTTAGCTCACCCCATTAATGCAATGAAATTATTGGGGATTATTTTTGTGCTAAGTGGAATTTTTTGTGCGGTCGTGTTGCCTGAATTACGTCAATTAATCCGCTCAACTCAGCAAAATAAAATGATTTGGTTATGGCGAAGTTTAGGGATTATCGCAGGTATGCTTAGTGCTGCCCAAGCCAGTATTAATGGCGAGCTAGGACATTTATTGCAATCGCCATTACAAGCCGCTTGGGTTTCTTTTAGTGTAGGAACATTGATTTTATTATTATGGGTCATCTACCAAGGAAAATTGCCTACACTTGGTCAATTACCCTTTGGTAAAATGCCGATTTGGGTTTGGACAGGGGGATTATTAGGTGGCATTTTTGTGTTTGGTTGTAGCTTACTTGTTCCGCAAATTGGTACAGGGCAAACCGTCATCTCCACTTTATTAGGTATGATTTTAGCTGGATTAATTATTGATCATTTTGCTCTGTTAAATGCACCACAACGCAAAATTAAACCTATTCAATTATTGGGGATATTAATGTTACTTGTTGGCGTTATCTTTATTCGGCAGGGCTAA
- a CDS encoding phosphoethanolamine transferase: MFLRKLGNISLSSSCLLALVTGYFALVLNYPFYRQLLTIHPFTGSSADYFLLTVPLFVFLVLNAVFQLIALPWLHRVVIPTLLVLSAMVSYHEIFYGVYFDSEMLDNVLQTHTSEALHLITLPYILWVIGIGIVPAVLYCLVKVRYSLWWLEIAKRIGLVLVSVLLIGLIGKGFYQDYASIVRNNKPIVHLILPSNIIGAGVKKIKSEYNANREFIQLGLNAKQAKPDHFRHVTIVVMGETTRAQNWGLNGYARQTTPLLAKRQDIVNFTNVSSCGTSTAYSVPCLFSHLPQKSFNNNQAPYQDNLLDILQRAGVKVTWFDNDAGCKGVCNRVENHDMTALNLAKYCKNGECLDEILFEDLDKTLQQSQQDSLIVLHTMGSHGPTYYQRYPQQYRQFTPTCDTNEINQCSDQQLVNTYDNTILYVDYIVNKAIDYLAQQPEWESSLIYLSDHGESLGENGLYLHSAPYAIAPEQQTKVPMVMWFSEKWRANEKLSLDCLQQLAQSQSFSHDNFFHTVFALLDMDLSLDLYQPQLDIVSQCKHKD; encoded by the coding sequence ATGTTTTTACGCAAACTCGGCAATATTTCTCTGTCATCAAGCTGTTTATTGGCATTGGTGACAGGCTATTTTGCCTTGGTATTAAATTATCCTTTTTATCGTCAATTATTGACGATTCACCCCTTTACAGGTTCATCAGCAGATTATTTTCTGTTGACCGTTCCGCTTTTTGTGTTTTTGGTGTTAAACGCCGTTTTTCAACTGATCGCCTTACCTTGGTTGCATCGTGTGGTTATTCCTACCTTGCTTGTGTTAAGTGCCATGGTGAGCTATCACGAAATTTTTTACGGCGTGTATTTTGACAGCGAAATGTTAGACAATGTGCTACAAACCCACACAAGCGAGGCATTGCATTTAATTACCTTGCCTTATATTTTATGGGTTATCGGCATTGGCATTGTGCCTGCGGTTTTGTATTGTTTGGTTAAGGTACGTTATTCCCTGTGGTGGCTAGAAATTGCCAAACGGATTGGTTTAGTGCTGGTATCGGTGCTATTGATAGGCTTAATTGGCAAAGGCTTTTATCAGGATTATGCCTCTATTGTGAGAAACAATAAGCCTATTGTGCATTTAATTCTACCGTCCAATATTATTGGTGCTGGCGTGAAAAAAATCAAAAGTGAATACAATGCTAATCGTGAATTTATTCAGCTAGGCTTAAATGCAAAGCAGGCTAAACCCGATCATTTCCGCCACGTTACTATTGTGGTAATGGGCGAAACCACCAGAGCGCAAAACTGGGGATTAAATGGCTATGCACGCCAAACCACCCCACTCTTAGCCAAACGACAAGATATTGTGAATTTCACTAATGTATCCAGTTGTGGTACTTCTACCGCCTATTCTGTACCTTGTTTATTTTCCCATTTACCGCAAAAAAGTTTTAATAATAATCAAGCCCCTTACCAAGACAATTTATTAGATATTTTGCAACGAGCAGGGGTAAAAGTTACTTGGTTTGATAATGATGCTGGCTGTAAAGGGGTATGTAATCGGGTAGAAAACCACGATATGACCGCATTAAACTTGGCAAAATATTGTAAAAATGGCGAATGTCTTGATGAAATTTTGTTTGAAGATTTAGATAAAACCCTACAACAAAGCCAACAAGACAGTTTAATTGTGCTACATACTATGGGTAGCCATGGACCAACCTATTACCAACGCTATCCGCAACAATATCGCCAGTTTACCCCCACTTGCGATACCAATGAAATTAATCAATGTAGCGATCAACAATTAGTCAATACCTACGATAATACCATTTTGTATGTGGATTATATTGTCAATAAAGCCATTGATTATTTAGCTCAACAACCTGAATGGGAAAGTAGCTTAATTTATCTATCAGATCATGGCGAGTCCTTAGGCGAAAATGGCTTATATCTGCATTCCGCTCCTTATGCCATTGCCCCTGAACAACAAACGAAAGTACCAATGGTAATGTGGTTTTCAGAAAAATGGCGAGCGAATGAAAAGCTATCCCTTGATTGCTTACAACAGCTTGCACAAAGCCAATCTTTTTCCCACGATAACTTTTTTCATACGGTGTTCGCTTTATTGGATATGGATCTCTCCCTTGATTTGTATCAGCCTCAACTTGATATTGTAAGCCAATGTAAACATAAGGATTAA
- a CDS encoding ATP-binding protein yields MKNSIKNQLTLAIISLLLLTCGINTLVNFYDVLQETLELQDKTLKEVAYYIDPQVNVYADKNLSNAQSELYIETSATPPAKRLLDITAQQASGFYDFQHNDDSYRYYLNVSERGYVVVMQNNAYRIALAVDVALDNVVPFLLLIPLLTGAIIWLIKRKMGQVSQLAEQISQRQGLDLTPIAKDNIPDEIQGFIYSINQLFQRTERLVHQQQRFIADASHEMRTPMTALSLQAEWLSQQALPENLVKPIQQLQQGIQRNRHLIEQLLTLAKVQLDGHKVAKSAVDCQQLFKQVIETLLPLAQQKEQDLGVVGQANWRIYANETELFILLKTLLDNALRYTPKGSQIDLGGYLEGEHMVFFVEDNGAGIAPAERERVLEPFYRVLGTQQQGSGLGLAIAQSIVQRYGGQILLLDSQQFSSGLLVKILLPKNIVSSN; encoded by the coding sequence ATGAAAAATTCCATTAAAAACCAATTAACCTTGGCAATTATCAGTTTGTTATTGCTCACTTGTGGCATTAATACCCTCGTCAATTTTTATGATGTTTTGCAAGAAACCCTTGAATTACAAGATAAAACCCTAAAGGAAGTGGCTTATTATATTGATCCACAAGTGAATGTGTATGCTGATAAAAACTTGTCAAATGCTCAATCAGAGCTTTATATTGAAACTTCAGCCACTCCGCCAGCTAAGCGATTATTGGATATTACGGCTCAACAAGCCTCAGGATTTTACGATTTTCAGCATAATGACGACAGTTATCGCTATTATTTAAATGTGAGCGAGCGGGGCTATGTGGTGGTGATGCAAAATAATGCTTATCGTATTGCCTTGGCGGTTGATGTGGCATTGGATAATGTTGTGCCATTTTTATTGCTTATACCCTTGCTGACAGGGGCGATTATTTGGTTGATTAAACGAAAAATGGGGCAGGTTAGTCAATTAGCTGAACAAATTAGCCAGCGACAAGGTTTAGATTTAACCCCCATTGCAAAGGACAATATTCCTGATGAAATTCAAGGATTTATTTATTCTATCAATCAATTATTTCAGCGAACGGAACGATTAGTTCATCAGCAACAACGTTTTATTGCGGATGCTTCTCACGAAATGCGTACGCCGATGACCGCGTTATCTTTACAAGCGGAATGGTTAAGCCAACAGGCGTTACCAGAAAACTTGGTAAAGCCTATTCAGCAATTACAACAGGGTATTCAGCGTAATCGCCATTTAATTGAACAGCTATTAACCTTAGCTAAAGTTCAGCTTGATGGGCATAAGGTAGCGAAAAGTGCGGTGGATTGTCAGCAATTATTTAAGCAGGTAATTGAAACCCTTTTGCCTCTCGCCCAACAAAAAGAGCAGGACTTAGGGGTAGTGGGGCAAGCAAATTGGCGTATTTATGCCAATGAAACCGAGTTATTTATCTTGTTAAAAACCTTGCTAGATAATGCGTTACGCTATACCCCAAAAGGAAGTCAAATTGATCTTGGCGGTTATCTTGAGGGGGAACATATGGTGTTTTTTGTGGAAGATAATGGAGCAGGAATTGCCCCTGCAGAGCGTGAGCGGGTGCTTGAGCCTTTTTATCGTGTATTGGGGACGCAACAACAAGGCTCAGGATTAGGGCTTGCCATTGCCCAATCCATTGTTCAGCGTTACGGCGGTCAGATATTGTTATTGGACAGCCAGCAATTTTCTTCGGGTTTATTGGTGAAAATTCTATTGCCTAAGAATATTGTTTCCTCAAATTAA
- a CDS encoding NAD(P)-dependent alcohol dehydrogenase, with product MTLSVKGYAAQNATALLAPFQFERRNLRADDVEINVEYCGVCHSDLHQARNHWGISRYPLVPGHEVIGRVSRVGDKVSKFKVGDLVGVGCMVDACQHCHACEQGLEQYCENGFTDTYNAIDRQDQRPTYGGYSDKMVVNEKFVLSVPENLDSSAVAPILCAGITIWSTLRLWNIGKASTVAVIGLGGLGHLAIKLTVALGADVCLFTRSMDKAEDAYRLGATRVILSTNPVQMEWVENEFDLIIDTVPYPHDLNPYLPTLAINGTLVLVGLVGNIENSLNSVPMIIGRRAIAGSMIGSIKETQELLDFCGKHNIVADVEIIEPSL from the coding sequence ATGACCCTTTCAGTCAAAGGCTATGCGGCACAAAATGCCACTGCATTATTAGCCCCCTTTCAGTTTGAACGCCGTAATTTACGGGCGGACGATGTGGAAATTAACGTAGAATATTGCGGTGTCTGCCACAGCGATTTACACCAAGCACGCAACCATTGGGGTATCAGCCGCTATCCTTTAGTACCAGGACACGAAGTCATTGGGCGAGTAAGCCGAGTAGGCGATAAAGTAAGCAAATTTAAGGTAGGAGATTTAGTGGGCGTAGGCTGTATGGTGGACGCTTGTCAGCATTGCCATGCTTGTGAGCAAGGTTTGGAACAATATTGCGAAAATGGCTTTACTGATACTTATAACGCCATTGATCGTCAGGATCAACGCCCCACTTACGGCGGTTATAGCGATAAAATGGTGGTAAACGAAAAGTTTGTATTAAGTGTGCCTGAAAATCTGGACAGCTCAGCGGTTGCCCCCATTTTATGTGCAGGCATTACCATATGGTCAACCTTACGCCTTTGGAATATTGGCAAAGCATCAACAGTGGCAGTGATTGGGCTTGGTGGTTTAGGGCATCTAGCAATTAAACTGACAGTCGCTTTGGGAGCGGACGTGTGTTTATTTACCCGTTCAATGGATAAAGCGGAAGATGCCTACCGCTTAGGGGCAACAAGAGTGATTTTATCAACCAATCCTGTGCAAATGGAATGGGTAGAAAATGAATTTGATCTCATCATTGACACTGTCCCTTATCCCCACGATCTCAATCCTTATCTGCCAACCCTTGCCATTAACGGCACATTGGTGTTGGTGGGCTTAGTGGGCAATATTGAGAATAGCCTTAATTCCGTCCCTATGATAATAGGACGGCGTGCCATTGCAGGCTCAATGATTGGCAGCATCAAAGAAACCCAAGAATTATTAGATTTTTGTGGCAAACATAATATCGTCGCTGATGTAGAAATCATTGAACCAAGCCTTTGA
- a CDS encoding diacylglycerol kinase produces MQKYKGFKHIVKATGYSFSGLGYAIKETAFRHELLLCLIGIPFACYWAKDKIELLLLLISLLLLLVVELINTAIEATVDRIGKDFHPLAKMAKDLGSAAVFVSMLICAMVWLVILCG; encoded by the coding sequence ATGCAAAAATACAAAGGATTTAAACATATTGTTAAAGCCACAGGCTATTCATTCAGCGGATTAGGCTATGCCATAAAAGAAACAGCATTCCGCCACGAACTACTACTTTGCTTGATTGGCATACCCTTTGCCTGCTATTGGGCAAAGGACAAAATTGAGTTGTTGCTATTATTAATCAGTTTATTGCTGTTATTGGTGGTGGAACTCATCAACACAGCCATTGAGGCGACAGTGGATCGCATTGGCAAAGATTTTCACCCCTTAGCCAAAATGGCAAAAGATCTCGGCTCGGCAGCCGTATTCGTCAGTATGCTGATTTGTGCCATGGTTTGGTTGGTGATTTTATGTGGTTAG
- a CDS encoding ABC transporter substrate-binding protein, producing MKKVFYTMLATLLLLVACDNQQAQSSAEQIDHKNVEQQQSLVVVTPWEITSTDPSKSGYIFQRLQLAETLVEVEDNGRLVAGLATDWQHNDDASVWIFNLRPNVKFHDGSLLTADEVVTSLQVALTKPTALRSALIEEIKALNPLQVQITLKQGLVFFPAYLAHSTAIILAKSAFDAEQNIQQIVGTGPYQVVKIEPPQKIEQVAFKDYWGEPANIERVDYLANSRSETRTLLAQSQPNYLVFNLDAASVHRLQQDSNLAVQTKSIARTIQYKVNVANPLFADVRVRRALSDAIDRQGIAQSVLRIQQGEAEQIFPPAFADWRLEVAQQQPNYAEIQQRLLELGFQRNAQGELEMAGKPVKFTLRTFSDRPELPLIATALQDQWKQLGITVEVAIGNFSEIPAGHQDGSLEMALFARNYGMIPDPTASLLTDFAPEGSDWGVMNWQNVTLTQALQQLQITFEPSQQRDLKQQIAQIIYTERPITPIVFYQQNVASHKSLKGLELDPFERSFRLNKLSW from the coding sequence ATGAAAAAAGTATTTTATACAATGTTGGCAACCTTACTACTGTTGGTAGCTTGTGATAATCAACAAGCTCAATCCTCTGCCGAGCAAATTGATCATAAAAATGTTGAGCAACAACAATCTTTGGTGGTGGTTACCCCTTGGGAAATTACCTCCACTGATCCGAGTAAATCAGGTTATATCTTTCAACGTTTACAGTTGGCGGAAACCTTAGTAGAAGTGGAGGACAATGGGCGTTTGGTGGCGGGGCTAGCCACCGATTGGCAACATAATGATGATGCTTCAGTTTGGATCTTTAATTTACGTCCCAATGTGAAATTTCACGATGGTAGTCTTTTAACCGCTGATGAAGTGGTTACCAGTTTGCAAGTGGCTTTAACCAAACCAACGGCGTTAAGATCTGCCTTAATTGAAGAAATTAAAGCCTTAAATCCTTTACAAGTACAAATAACCTTAAAACAAGGTTTGGTGTTTTTTCCTGCTTATCTTGCTCATTCCACCGCTATTATTTTGGCAAAATCTGCCTTTGATGCCGAACAGAATATTCAGCAAATTGTTGGGACAGGCCCTTATCAAGTGGTGAAAATTGAGCCTCCACAAAAAATTGAACAGGTGGCTTTTAAAGACTATTGGGGAGAACCTGCAAACATTGAACGAGTGGATTATTTAGCCAATAGCCGTAGCGAAACCCGTACCTTATTAGCCCAAAGTCAGCCAAATTATTTAGTGTTTAATCTTGATGCTGCCAGTGTTCATCGTTTACAACAAGATTCCAATTTAGCGGTACAAACCAAGTCCATTGCTCGTACAATCCAGTATAAAGTCAATGTGGCGAATCCATTATTTGCCGATGTACGAGTAAGACGGGCATTAAGTGATGCTATTGATCGACAAGGCATTGCTCAATCGGTGTTACGTATTCAACAAGGAGAAGCGGAGCAAATTTTTCCACCAGCCTTTGCTGATTGGCGTTTAGAGGTTGCACAACAACAGCCTAATTATGCGGAAATTCAGCAAAGATTGCTTGAACTAGGTTTTCAACGTAATGCTCAAGGGGAATTAGAAATGGCAGGAAAGCCTGTAAAATTTACTTTGCGTACCTTTTCTGATCGCCCTGAACTACCATTGATTGCCACCGCTTTACAAGATCAATGGAAACAGCTTGGTATTACAGTAGAGGTTGCCATTGGTAATTTTTCAGAAATTCCTGCGGGGCATCAAGACGGTTCATTAGAAATGGCATTATTTGCTCGTAATTATGGTATGATCCCTGATCCTACGGCAAGTTTACTGACGGATTTTGCACCAGAGGGTAGCGATTGGGGAGTAATGAATTGGCAAAATGTTACATTAACGCAGGCTTTACAGCAGTTACAAATCACCTTTGAGCCAAGTCAGCAACGAGATTTAAAACAACAAATTGCTCAGATTATTTATACTGAACGCCCAATTACACCGATAGTGTTTTATCAGCAAAATGTGGCATCGCACAAAAGTTTAAAAGGATTAGAACTTGATCCCTTTGAGCGAAGTTTTAGATTAAATAAACTCAGTTGGTAA
- a CDS encoding AAA family ATPase: protein MDTDALFIQKIALLSPIEENDFVNRFYPLYFAKPITLLIGDNGVGKSTILESLAVHLGCPAEGGSKNFNFKTEDTHLDYSAKLRVTKGYKKARDVFFYRSETFYTFMSEMRKLDAEVLGGAKINCHYGNQDLHTLSHGESMKALYHHRFYPESLYILDEPEAALSIHNQLQFIEKIIKLSRMGSQFIIATHSPLLMLMPEVDLLQITPQGINRVNFTETDIYYLYRELMSDKGADYLQSILNL from the coding sequence ATGGATACCGATGCACTTTTTATTCAAAAAATAGCCTTATTATCCCCCATTGAGGAAAATGATTTTGTTAATCGTTTTTATCCTCTTTATTTTGCAAAACCTATTACTCTGTTAATTGGCGATAATGGTGTGGGTAAATCAACTATTCTTGAATCTTTAGCGGTGCATTTGGGTTGCCCTGCGGAAGGTGGCTCAAAAAACTTCAATTTTAAAACGGAAGATACTCATTTGGATTATTCTGCTAAATTAAGGGTAACCAAAGGCTATAAAAAAGCTCGAGATGTATTTTTTTATCGTTCAGAAACCTTTTATACCTTTATGAGTGAAATGCGTAAGTTAGATGCTGAAGTGTTGGGCGGAGCAAAAATTAATTGTCATTATGGTAATCAAGACTTGCATACCTTGTCCCATGGCGAGTCAATGAAAGCCTTATATCATCATCGTTTTTACCCTGAAAGTTTATATATTCTTGATGAACCAGAAGCCGCCTTATCCATACATAACCAACTTCAATTTATTGAGAAAATCATCAAGTTAAGTAGAATGGGCAGTCAATTTATTATTGCTACCCATTCGCCATTATTAATGCTTATGCCAGAGGTGGATTTATTACAAATTACCCCTCAAGGGATAAACAGGGTTAATTTTACTGAAACGGATATTTATTACCTTTATCGTGAACTTATGTCTGATAAAGGGGCGGATTATTTACAAAGTATTCTTAATCTTTAG